A part of Winslowiella toletana genomic DNA contains:
- a CDS encoding FAD-dependent oxidoreductase, which produces MQPVSAQSLSTDCCIVGGGPAGLMLGYLFARAGIRVVVIEKHGDFLRDFRGDTIHPSTLQIMHQLSLLEELLRLPHQRAEKLQAEVGGEEVTLADFTRLPVKCRFIAFMPQWDFLNFLARKAAELPTFTLLQSTAFDDLLYLHGEVCGIRATSSAGEMTIHSQLVIGADGRHSQVREKAGLPGQSFGSPRDVLWLRLSKADSDPQWGMGHKGPKQNFIMIDRGEFWQCGYSITKGDYPALQAAGLDALKRQIAGVAPFPAERLAEISSWDQLKLLVIRIDRLDRWMKPGLLCIGDAAHAMSPIGGVGVNLAIQDAVATANLLTPALRKGEISLHQLAKVQKRRQFPTRATQFLQIKMSGKKRKDSQGSPLPKLIKRLPFLPYVFGWIIGLGFRREKPRNFN; this is translated from the coding sequence ATGCAGCCGGTATCAGCGCAAAGCTTAAGCACGGATTGTTGTATTGTTGGCGGAGGCCCGGCCGGACTGATGCTCGGTTATCTGTTTGCCCGCGCGGGCATCAGGGTGGTGGTGATTGAGAAACACGGCGATTTTCTGCGTGATTTTCGCGGCGATACCATTCACCCCTCGACGCTGCAAATTATGCATCAGTTAAGCTTGCTGGAAGAGTTACTGCGTCTGCCCCATCAGCGGGCGGAAAAGTTACAGGCAGAAGTCGGTGGTGAAGAGGTGACGCTGGCGGACTTCACCCGCCTGCCGGTGAAATGCCGCTTTATCGCCTTTATGCCGCAGTGGGATTTCCTTAATTTTCTCGCCCGCAAAGCGGCTGAACTGCCGACTTTCACCCTGCTGCAATCCACCGCTTTTGATGACCTGCTGTATCTGCATGGCGAAGTCTGCGGCATACGCGCCACCTCCAGCGCAGGAGAAATGACTATCCACAGCCAGCTGGTGATTGGTGCTGATGGCCGCCATTCACAGGTAAGGGAGAAAGCTGGATTACCCGGTCAGTCGTTTGGTTCGCCGCGTGACGTACTGTGGCTGAGGTTAAGCAAAGCGGACAGCGACCCGCAATGGGGAATGGGCCATAAAGGGCCGAAGCAGAATTTTATTATGATCGATCGCGGCGAGTTCTGGCAGTGTGGCTATTCGATCACCAAAGGTGATTATCCGGCGCTTCAGGCGGCGGGACTCGATGCGTTAAAACGCCAGATTGCCGGCGTCGCGCCCTTCCCGGCTGAGCGGCTGGCGGAGATCAGCAGCTGGGATCAGCTAAAACTGCTGGTGATCCGTATTGACCGCCTCGATCGCTGGATGAAACCCGGCTTGCTGTGCATCGGTGATGCGGCGCATGCGATGTCACCGATTGGCGGCGTCGGGGTTAATCTGGCGATTCAGGATGCGGTAGCCACTGCCAATTTGCTGACGCCCGCGTTGCGTAAAGGCGAGATCAGCCTGCATCAGCTGGCAAAAGTGCAGAAACGGCGTCAGTTTCCCACCCGCGCCACGCAGTTTTTACAGATAAAAATGAGCGGTAAAAAACGCAAAGACAGTCAGGGCAGTCCGCTACCAAAGCTAATCAAGCGCCTGCCGTTTCTGCCTTATGTTTTTGGCTGGATTATTGGGCTGGGCTTCCGCCGCGAAAAACCGCGTAACTTTAACTGA
- a CDS encoding FadR/GntR family transcriptional regulator has product MSSATPATPEPLRRKRTDEIVDAIKESIIRDNLLPGDRLPQEKDLATRYAAGKGTVREALKSLEVQGLIRTKTGPGGGAFIDSMTETRAISLLSNYLFTRQLSIANIYALRKALEPLVAVSAIGNIDAKGFEQLHQLIAVYDHEPADDAERWEQRMAELDFHAVVASYSDNVLLAFICHFLQRLLKDLAVCKDIYQRPQPVDRSVGIDYQYRLIEAMRRKDASAVETIMTEHMQHAEDAMLGLEATLEERFLK; this is encoded by the coding sequence ATGAGCAGTGCAACTCCGGCAACACCTGAACCGCTGCGTCGCAAGCGTACCGATGAAATCGTTGATGCCATCAAAGAGAGTATTATTCGCGACAATCTGTTGCCGGGCGACCGCCTGCCGCAGGAGAAAGATCTGGCGACCCGTTATGCAGCAGGCAAAGGGACGGTGCGTGAAGCGCTGAAGTCTCTGGAAGTTCAGGGGCTGATTCGTACCAAGACCGGCCCTGGCGGCGGCGCATTTATTGATTCGATGACCGAAACCCGTGCCATCAGTCTGTTGTCGAACTATCTGTTTACCCGCCAGCTGTCGATTGCCAATATCTATGCCCTGCGCAAAGCCCTCGAACCGCTGGTTGCAGTCAGTGCGATTGGCAATATTGACGCCAAAGGCTTTGAACAATTGCATCAGCTGATTGCGGTGTATGACCATGAACCGGCGGACGATGCCGAACGCTGGGAGCAGCGCATGGCGGAGCTGGATTTTCATGCCGTTGTCGCCAGCTACTCTGACAATGTGCTGCTGGCCTTTATCTGCCACTTTCTGCAACGTCTGCTCAAAGACCTGGCGGTATGCAAAGATATCTACCAGCGTCCGCAACCGGTGGATCGTAGTGTGGGTATCGACTATCAGTACCGTCTGATTGAAGCCATGCGCCGCAAAGATGCCAGCGCGGTCGAAACGATTATGACCGAACATATGCAGCATGCCGAAGATGCGATGCTTGGCCTGGAAGCAACGCTGGAGGAGCGGTTTTTAAAGTGA
- a CDS encoding sensor histidine kinase translates to MRIKISFQIKLFLWLTAFFLLLFSLLGFYYYLDIDRQLYDEMGVRAKIQAEEIAVIPDLNQAIKTRDIAAIARLMNNITHHSDASFIVIGDRHAVHLYHSQHSERVGKELVGGDNSGVLQGKSTTTVRQGGIGISLRSKAPVLDKDGTVIGIVSVGYLTSHIDNVTSGKVINILLTIVVVLSALFILCWFFSRGIKKQMFSLEPREIGLLVRQQKALMESIYEGVIAVDDQLRIAVINQAAKSLLGISAPSATLRGKPLAEVIRPVPFFDPTQMLAEDTHDEICLFNQLTVIASRVRILLEDELQGWVISFRDRNEIDRLSIQLSQVQRYADNLRIMRHEQLNWTATLAGLLHMGRYDEAIRYIEAQSESAQEVLDFISARFCSPMLCGLLLGKYARAQEKGVALAFDPACRISSLPQRLTETELMSIIGNLLDNAIEATLISEPPWAPVEVYIASGARELVIEVADRGCGIAPALRDDLFTFGVTSKPQGDHGLGLHLVASYVSKAEGAIEVAENLPRGTVFSLFIPDNKPHHQEDDIYAT, encoded by the coding sequence ATGCGCATCAAGATCTCTTTCCAGATAAAACTTTTCCTCTGGCTGACGGCGTTTTTCCTGCTGTTGTTCTCCCTGCTGGGATTCTATTATTACCTGGATATTGATCGTCAGCTTTATGATGAGATGGGCGTGCGGGCGAAAATTCAGGCAGAAGAGATCGCGGTGATTCCCGATCTGAATCAGGCGATTAAAACGCGCGATATCGCGGCGATCGCCCGGCTGATGAATAATATCACCCATCACAGCGACGCCAGTTTTATTGTTATTGGTGATCGCCATGCGGTGCATCTTTATCATTCGCAACACAGTGAAAGAGTGGGCAAAGAGCTGGTCGGCGGCGATAACAGCGGGGTGTTGCAGGGGAAGAGCACCACGACTGTGCGGCAGGGCGGCATCGGTATTTCGCTGCGCAGTAAAGCGCCGGTGCTGGATAAGGATGGCACGGTGATTGGCATTGTTTCCGTCGGCTATCTGACCAGCCATATCGACAATGTCACCAGCGGCAAAGTGATCAATATTCTGCTGACTATCGTGGTGGTGCTGAGCGCGTTATTTATTCTCTGCTGGTTCTTTTCGCGCGGAATTAAAAAGCAGATGTTCTCACTGGAGCCGCGCGAGATTGGGCTGCTGGTGCGGCAGCAGAAGGCGCTGATGGAGTCGATCTATGAAGGGGTGATCGCGGTTGACGATCAGCTGCGTATTGCGGTGATTAACCAGGCGGCGAAATCCCTGCTGGGGATTAGCGCGCCATCGGCGACACTGCGTGGCAAGCCGCTGGCTGAGGTGATCAGACCGGTGCCATTTTTCGACCCGACGCAGATGCTGGCGGAAGATACCCATGATGAGATCTGCCTGTTTAACCAGCTGACGGTGATTGCCAGCCGGGTGCGTATTCTGCTGGAGGATGAACTGCAGGGCTGGGTGATTAGCTTTCGCGACCGCAATGAGATTGACCGGTTAAGTATTCAGCTCAGTCAGGTGCAGCGCTATGCCGACAATCTGCGCATTATGCGTCATGAGCAGCTTAACTGGACCGCTACCCTTGCCGGATTGCTGCATATGGGGCGTTACGACGAAGCGATCCGCTATATTGAAGCGCAGTCGGAAAGCGCGCAGGAGGTACTGGATTTTATCTCTGCCCGCTTCTGTTCGCCGATGCTGTGTGGTCTGCTGCTGGGTAAATATGCCCGCGCGCAGGAGAAGGGAGTGGCGCTGGCGTTTGATCCCGCCTGTCGCATCAGTTCTCTGCCGCAACGGCTGACGGAAACCGAGCTGATGTCAATTATCGGCAACCTGCTGGATAACGCGATTGAAGCGACATTGATAAGTGAACCACCGTGGGCGCCGGTCGAAGTGTATATCGCCAGTGGCGCAAGGGAACTGGTGATAGAAGTGGCGGATCGGGGCTGCGGTATTGCCCCCGCGCTGCGGGACGATCTGTTTACGTTTGGCGTCACCTCTAAACCGCAGGGGGATCACGGGCTGGGCCTGCATCTGGTGGCCAGTTATGTCAGCAAGGCTGAAGGCGCGATTGAAGTGGCGGAGAACCTGCCGCGCGGCACCGTTTTTTCACTGTTTATTCCGGATAATAAACCACATCACCAGGAAGATGACATTTATGCAACCTGA
- a CDS encoding ROK family protein, with the protein MNDKQQILNILHSAVESRVSMTRTLQITRAWVTKLTSSLLEAGIIEAREVKDSPFGRPQQMLAVKAGQFYSLNIMLRSHGLQATLNDYNTLQPTAAAVEYPLHAPLSADQLADTVNNLLAELCGMAAVDASQVRHIGLALGGGIEQHSGVVRWSPVLKEQHYNLRERLRQTTGIATAVVNIAWCSCHMINKRIDCRDSWIALMPGFGSLGYGYCINGKPGLGDNGFYPEIVHLPYAGGLENALQFDETAAQQSAERAAAALCFAICCTAPIHNIKRVILSGELFEDHADLIIPLTAKLLADNPSEHINTIRLEYMPAPYNYSMFGLVQLSSDAITDTLI; encoded by the coding sequence ATGAACGACAAACAACAGATTCTTAATATCCTGCATAGCGCCGTGGAATCACGGGTCAGCATGACCAGAACGTTGCAGATCACCAGGGCCTGGGTCACCAAGCTGACCTCATCCCTGCTGGAAGCGGGGATTATTGAAGCGCGCGAAGTAAAAGATTCGCCGTTTGGCCGTCCGCAGCAGATGCTGGCGGTAAAAGCGGGACAATTTTACAGCCTCAATATTATGCTGCGCAGCCATGGCTTGCAGGCAACCCTCAATGATTACAATACACTGCAACCGACAGCCGCCGCCGTTGAGTATCCGCTGCATGCACCATTAAGCGCCGATCAACTGGCCGACACGGTCAATAATCTGCTTGCTGAACTCTGCGGCATGGCGGCAGTCGATGCCAGCCAGGTCAGACATATTGGGTTAGCCCTTGGCGGCGGTATCGAACAGCATTCCGGCGTGGTGAGATGGAGCCCGGTGCTGAAGGAGCAGCACTACAATCTGCGTGAGCGGCTGCGTCAGACCACCGGCATTGCCACTGCAGTGGTCAATATCGCCTGGTGCTCCTGTCATATGATCAACAAGCGCATTGATTGTCGTGACTCCTGGATCGCCCTGATGCCGGGATTCGGCAGCCTGGGATATGGTTATTGCATCAATGGTAAGCCGGGACTCGGCGATAATGGCTTCTATCCGGAAATCGTCCATCTGCCATATGCCGGTGGGCTGGAAAATGCGCTGCAATTCGATGAAACTGCCGCACAGCAGTCAGCTGAGCGCGCGGCGGCGGCGCTCTGTTTCGCCATCTGCTGTACCGCGCCAATCCACAATATAAAACGCGTCATTCTTAGCGGTGAGCTGTTTGAAGATCATGCCGACCTGATTATTCCGCTGACGGCGAAATTGCTGGCCGACAATCCCAGTGAACATATCAACACAATCCGCCTCGAATATATGCCAGCCCCGTACAACTACAGCATGTTTGGTCTGGTGCAACTCAGCTCAGACGCCATTACCGATACCCTGATTTAA
- a CDS encoding dipeptide/oligopeptide/nickel ABC transporter permease/ATP-binding protein, with translation MSQTLNSPVTRHRPSPWSLLLANRLATLGLIILLTALIAALCAPLLPLADPDATDLLQRLLPPLSPGHLLGTDPLGRDVLSRLIWGTRISLAVGISATLLAALFGTLIGLIAGYAGGKTDSLLMRLIDMLMAFPYILLALVIVAVLGPGLLNALYAIAVVNIPFFARNIRGLTVGLRQRDFVQAARLSGKNHRQILLSEVLPNVLPVIVVTMSTTVGWMILETAGLSFLGLGAQPPAADLGSMLGQGRAQMFSAPHVSLVPGIMIFLLVMSFNLLGDGIRDLLDPRLKSGVLQRASAVTRVSRKTIPAAIQGDNALLEVVDLQVNFRSGIKTQAAVKGISFYVKAGECLGLIGESGSGKSVTALSVMGLVASPPGEISGGAIYVAGEEMLSLSQQALQQRRGARVAYIFQDPLTTLHPQISIGAQLIEAIQAHQPLSKGAAQQKALELLDSVGIQDAAQRFHAYPHQLSGGQRQRTGIAMALANDPQIIIADEPTTALDVTVQARILELLQQLRRERGLTLLFITHDFGVIAQICDRVAVMRQGEIVETGDTTTVLNAPQHHYTRRLIASVPKLGHGREFLQQVAKLYPPRQPQQETL, from the coding sequence ATGAGCCAGACGCTGAACTCTCCGGTAACGCGCCATCGCCCGTCGCCGTGGTCGTTATTGCTTGCCAACCGGCTGGCGACGCTGGGGCTGATTATTCTGCTGACCGCGCTGATTGCCGCGTTATGCGCCCCGCTACTGCCGCTGGCCGATCCCGACGCCACCGATTTACTGCAACGACTGTTACCGCCGCTATCACCAGGCCATCTGTTAGGGACTGACCCGCTGGGGCGTGATGTGCTGTCACGGCTGATTTGGGGTACCCGCATCTCGCTGGCGGTCGGCATCAGCGCCACCCTGCTGGCGGCGTTGTTCGGTACGCTGATCGGTCTGATTGCCGGTTACGCCGGAGGCAAAACCGACAGCCTGCTGATGCGTCTGATCGATATGCTGATGGCGTTTCCCTATATTCTGCTGGCGCTGGTGATTGTTGCGGTGCTTGGTCCGGGCCTGCTGAATGCGCTGTACGCTATTGCGGTGGTGAATATTCCGTTCTTCGCACGCAATATTCGCGGTCTGACCGTGGGTTTGCGTCAGCGTGATTTTGTGCAGGCCGCCCGTCTGTCGGGGAAAAATCACCGCCAGATCCTGCTTAGCGAAGTGCTGCCGAATGTGCTGCCGGTCATTGTGGTCACCATGTCGACCACCGTCGGCTGGATGATTCTGGAAACTGCCGGGCTGTCGTTCCTTGGGCTTGGCGCCCAGCCTCCCGCCGCGGATCTCGGTTCAATGCTTGGTCAGGGACGCGCCCAGATGTTCAGCGCGCCACATGTCTCGCTGGTGCCGGGGATCATGATTTTCCTGCTGGTGATGAGCTTTAACCTGCTCGGCGACGGCATCCGCGATCTGCTCGATCCACGGCTGAAATCCGGCGTATTGCAGCGCGCCAGCGCGGTGACCCGCGTCAGCCGTAAAACCATACCGGCAGCCATTCAGGGCGATAATGCGCTGCTGGAGGTGGTCGATTTGCAGGTCAATTTCCGTTCCGGCATTAAAACGCAGGCGGCAGTAAAAGGCATCAGTTTTTATGTTAAAGCCGGCGAATGCCTCGGCCTGATTGGCGAAAGTGGATCCGGTAAAAGCGTGACCGCGCTGTCGGTGATGGGGCTGGTAGCCTCGCCGCCGGGAGAAATCAGCGGTGGCGCAATCTATGTCGCCGGTGAGGAGATGCTGTCGCTGTCGCAGCAGGCATTGCAACAGCGCCGTGGCGCGCGGGTGGCGTATATTTTTCAGGATCCGCTGACCACCCTGCATCCGCAAATAAGTATTGGCGCGCAGTTAATCGAAGCTATTCAGGCCCATCAGCCGCTGTCGAAAGGCGCGGCGCAGCAGAAAGCACTGGAATTGCTCGACAGTGTCGGTATTCAGGATGCCGCACAGCGCTTCCACGCGTATCCGCATCAGCTCTCTGGCGGTCAGCGTCAGCGCACCGGTATCGCCATGGCGCTGGCCAATGACCCGCAGATTATTATCGCTGATGAACCCACTACCGCACTCGATGTTACCGTGCAGGCGCGGATCCTTGAGTTACTGCAACAGCTGCGCCGTGAACGCGGGCTGACGCTGCTGTTTATTACCCACGATTTCGGCGTAATCGCGCAGATTTGCGACCGCGTGGCAGTGATGCGCCAGGGTGAAATTGTCGAAACCGGCGACACCACCACGGTACTCAATGCACCACAGCATCACTACACCCGGCGACTGATTGCCAGTGTGCCGAAGCTGGGCCACGGACGGGAGTTTCTGCAACAGGTGGCAAAACTCTATCCGCCACGCCAGCCGCAGCAGGAGACACTATGA
- a CDS encoding nucleoside hydrolase-like domain-containing protein: protein MLTPLPNPITRALLLTLPLLCATLPATSVAAETLQQIAGKTIPSQTKPRVFVLTDIGNEPDDQMSLTRFLLYSNEMTVEGLVATTSTWQREKVHPDMINLVLGHYAQVQPNLLKHDKHYPPAADLNALVASGQPAWGMAATGKGKQSKGSDLLLKSIERSSDAAHPLFISLWGGANTLAQALTDLSAKYPADKVQALTRNLIVYSISDQDDAGYWVRQHYPQITYIVDPSSQNGDDYARATWTGISGDKYYRNAPGADFTTVSQSWLDKNIRSKGPLGKGYLQYAFIMEGDTPAFLGLIRNGLNSEMNPGWGGWGGRYIVRQPQNESHPIWSSGGDFYPGNANAADTVTGSDGKSYTSGQATIWRWREAFQHDFAARMDWSIKDYAAANHNPQVVVNDKAGKEVLNLSATVGETLTLSARGSQDPDGNKLSYNWFLYPEASSTQSQPVAPEKVVGKRGEELLQAPPVLSLSNNGQQTTEVKLKNSGTGHIILAVTDDGTPALTSYRRIIITAQ from the coding sequence ATGTTAACGCCACTGCCCAATCCCATCACCAGAGCGCTGTTGCTTACCCTGCCACTGCTATGTGCCACCTTGCCCGCCACCAGCGTTGCTGCAGAGACGCTGCAGCAGATCGCTGGCAAAACCATTCCGTCGCAGACTAAGCCGCGCGTGTTTGTGCTGACCGATATTGGTAACGAGCCGGACGATCAGATGTCGCTGACCCGTTTCCTGCTATACAGCAATGAAATGACGGTCGAAGGGCTGGTAGCGACCACCTCCACCTGGCAGCGGGAAAAAGTGCATCCCGATATGATTAACCTGGTGCTGGGTCACTATGCGCAGGTGCAACCGAATCTGCTCAAACACGATAAGCACTATCCGCCTGCGGCAGATCTGAACGCGCTGGTGGCCTCCGGCCAGCCCGCCTGGGGTATGGCCGCCACCGGCAAAGGCAAACAGAGCAAAGGTTCAGATCTGCTGCTGAAATCGATTGAGCGCAGCAGCGATGCGGCTCATCCACTGTTTATCAGTCTCTGGGGCGGCGCTAACACCCTGGCGCAGGCGCTGACCGATTTATCGGCGAAATACCCGGCGGATAAAGTGCAGGCGCTAACCCGCAATCTGATTGTCTATTCGATCTCCGACCAGGATGACGCCGGTTACTGGGTGCGTCAGCACTACCCGCAGATTACATATATCGTTGATCCCTCCAGTCAGAACGGTGACGACTATGCCAGAGCGACCTGGACCGGCATCAGCGGCGATAAATATTACCGTAATGCGCCCGGCGCCGATTTCACCACCGTTTCACAAAGCTGGCTGGATAAAAATATCCGCAGCAAAGGGCCGTTAGGCAAAGGTTATCTGCAATATGCGTTTATTATGGAGGGCGATACGCCAGCCTTCCTCGGCTTAATCCGTAATGGACTGAACAGTGAAATGAACCCTGGCTGGGGCGGCTGGGGTGGGCGTTATATCGTGCGCCAGCCGCAGAATGAATCCCATCCGATCTGGAGCAGCGGTGGCGATTTCTATCCGGGCAATGCCAATGCCGCCGATACGGTGACCGGCAGTGACGGTAAATCTTACACCTCCGGTCAGGCGACGATCTGGCGCTGGCGCGAAGCGTTCCAGCACGATTTTGCCGCCAGAATGGACTGGAGCATCAAGGATTATGCCGCCGCCAACCACAATCCGCAGGTGGTGGTAAATGATAAAGCGGGTAAAGAGGTGCTCAACCTCAGCGCCACAGTCGGCGAAACCCTGACGCTAAGCGCCAGAGGTTCGCAGGATCCGGATGGTAATAAACTTAGCTATAACTGGTTCCTTTATCCGGAGGCCAGTTCAACCCAGTCGCAGCCGGTGGCGCCAGAAAAAGTGGTCGGCAAACGTGGCGAGGAGTTGTTACAGGCGCCACCAGTGTTATCACTCAGCAATAATGGCCAGCAAACAACTGAGGTAAAACTGAAAAATAGCGGTACCGGACATATAATTCTGGCGGTGACCGACGATGGTACGCCAGCGTTAACCTCTTATCGCCGCATTATTATCACCGCGCAGTAA
- a CDS encoding ATP-binding cassette domain-containing protein: protein MSYVIEVDNLYKTFGRKASWLSPARHQVQAVKGVSLQLSAGETLAVVGESGSGKSTLARMLVGLETPTSGSIRLMGETVQRRDAKALGKLIQYVFQDPVASLNPRKTIAGILDVPLSHLCGYRAAQRKSRMLELMEAVQMPADALLGYPHEFSGGQAQRLAIARALAAEARILVLDEPVSALDVSVQAQVLLLLDQLKQQFALSYLFISHDLAVVESIADRVAVMYRGDLVECADNDALFRAPQHSYTQSLLASAPRL from the coding sequence ATGAGCTATGTGATTGAAGTCGATAACCTGTATAAAACCTTTGGCCGTAAGGCCAGCTGGCTCTCTCCGGCGCGTCATCAGGTGCAGGCGGTTAAAGGGGTATCATTGCAGCTGTCCGCCGGTGAAACCCTGGCGGTGGTCGGCGAAAGTGGATCGGGCAAAAGCACCCTGGCGCGGATGCTGGTCGGGCTGGAGACGCCCACCTCCGGCAGCATCAGACTGATGGGCGAAACCGTGCAGCGGCGTGACGCAAAAGCATTGGGTAAGCTGATTCAGTATGTGTTTCAGGATCCGGTGGCCTCACTTAATCCACGCAAAACCATCGCCGGGATTCTCGACGTACCGCTCAGCCATTTATGTGGCTATCGCGCAGCGCAACGTAAAAGCCGCATGCTGGAGCTGATGGAGGCGGTGCAGATGCCCGCCGATGCGCTGCTCGGTTATCCGCATGAGTTTTCCGGCGGCCAGGCCCAGCGGCTGGCTATCGCCCGTGCGCTGGCGGCGGAAGCGCGGATTCTGGTGCTCGACGAACCGGTCAGTGCGCTGGATGTCTCCGTGCAGGCGCAGGTACTGTTGCTGCTGGATCAGCTTAAGCAGCAATTTGCGCTGTCATATCTGTTTATCAGCCACGATCTGGCAGTAGTCGAATCCATCGCCGATCGGGTAGCAGTGATGTATCGCGGAGATTTGGTAGAATGTGCCGATAACGACGCCCTGTTTCGCGCGCCGCAACACAGTTACACCCAGAGTCTGCTGGCCAGTGCGCCGCGACTGTAA
- a CDS encoding response regulator — MQPEIIDVLIVEDESQLAQLHADLVENHIWLRLCGIASTLSEARIMLEEKRPQLVLLDNYLPDGKGISLIESELIKSLKCSVIFITAASDMHTCSQAIRCGAFDYILKPVSWRRLQHSLARFVEFSRTQRTWKVVDQQNVDNLYKLQAAGTGQDAGSKGIEQKTLQRIEQFFTVNDQHCYSIVDVAAETGLSKTTTRRYLEHCVDKGILIVEMLYGKVGHPRRLYRRNSGVAPLS, encoded by the coding sequence ATGCAACCTGAAATAATAGATGTACTGATTGTTGAGGATGAAAGTCAGCTGGCGCAGCTGCATGCCGATCTGGTGGAAAATCACATCTGGCTCAGACTGTGCGGCATCGCGTCGACATTAAGTGAGGCGCGTATCATGCTGGAGGAAAAACGCCCGCAACTGGTGTTGCTGGATAACTATCTGCCGGATGGCAAGGGCATTAGCCTGATTGAAAGCGAGCTGATTAAATCACTGAAGTGTTCAGTGATCTTTATTACCGCTGCCAGCGATATGCATACCTGTAGCCAGGCGATTCGCTGCGGTGCTTTTGACTATATTCTGAAGCCGGTCTCCTGGCGTCGCCTGCAACACTCGCTGGCGCGCTTTGTCGAGTTTAGCCGAACCCAGCGCACCTGGAAGGTGGTGGATCAGCAGAACGTCGATAATCTGTATAAGTTACAGGCGGCGGGTACGGGCCAGGACGCAGGCAGTAAAGGTATCGAGCAAAAAACGCTGCAGCGTATTGAGCAGTTTTTCACGGTTAACGATCAGCACTGCTATTCGATTGTTGATGTGGCGGCGGAAACCGGACTGAGTAAAACCACCACCCGGCGCTATCTGGAACACTGCGTCGATAAAGGCATCCTGATCGTCGAGATGCTGTATGGCAAAGTCGGGCACCCGCGTCGCCTGTATCGTCGTAACAGTGGCGTGGCGCCGCTCAGTTAA